A window of Microbacterium lushaniae genomic DNA:
TCTTCCGTGTCACCGACGGGCTGCTCGATCAGTTCGGCGCCGCCCGCGTGATCGACACGCCGCTGGCGGAGTCGGGCATCATGGGCACCGCCGTGGGCCTGGCCTACCGCGGCTACCGCCCCGTCGTGGAGATCCAGTTCGACGGGTTCGTGTACCCCGCCTTCGATCAGATCGTGTGCCAGGTCGCCAAGCTCTACTACCGCACCCGAGGGGCCGTGCGGATGCCGCTGACCATCCGCATCCCCTGGGGCGGGGGCATCGGGGCCGCCGAGCATCACTCCGAGTCGCCCGAAGCGTACTTCGTGCACACCGCCGGGCTGCGGGTGATCGCCGCATCCGACCCCCGGGAGGCCTACGTGCTGCTGCGGCAGGCGATCGCCAGTGACGACCCCGTCGTCTTCTTCGAGCCCAAGCGCCTCTATCACTCCAAGGGAGAGGTGGACACCGACCTCGACCTCGCAGACGAGCCGCCGATGGGGCTGGCGCGCGTGGTCCGCGACGGCACCGACGTCACCCTCGTCACGTACGGCGCACAGGTGGCGATAGCCCTGGACGCCGCGGTGGCGGCCGAGGACGAGGGCGTCTCGATCGAGGTGATCGATCTGCGCTCCATCTCACCGGTGGACTACCGCACCGTCACCGCGTCGGTGCGCAAGACCGGCCGCGCCATCGTGACGCACGAGGCGGCGCGGGAGGCGGGGGTGGGAGCGGAGATCGTGGCGAGCATCGCCGAGCGCTGCTTCGAGTACCTGGAGGCAGCGCCCCAGCGGGTGACCGGGCACGACATCCCGTACCCGCCCGCCAAGCTCGAAGGCCATCACCTGCCCGACCTCGACCGCATCCTGGCCGCCGTCGACCGCGTCATGGACCGTCCGCACACCCTGGCAGGAGCGGCGCAGTGATCCAGGAATTCCGCCTGCCCGACCTCGGTGAGGGCCTCACCGACGCCGAACTGGTGCAGTGGCTCGTCGCCGAGGGCGAAGCCGTCGCGCTGAACCAGACCCTCGCCGAGGTCGAGACCGCCAAGGCCGTCGTCGAGCTGCCGTCGCCCTTCGCCGGCGCGGTGCAGCGCCTGCACGCAGCCGCCGGCGACACCGTCGCGGTGGGCGCTCCGCTGATCACCTTCACCCTGGCCGGTGAGGATGCCCCACCGCAGGCCGAGCCCGCACCGCCGGCCGAGCCCGAGGCGCCGGCGCCCGGCGCCCGGCAGGCGACCCTCGTCGGATACGGCGCGCTCGATCGTGCCGGTCACCCGCAGCGGCGTGCCCGACGCGCCGCAGCCGCCGAACCCCCGCCGTCCCCGCCGCGCCGGGAGGGTGAGCGCGAACGCCCGCGCTCCAGCCCGCCCGTGCGGCGCCTGGCGAAGACGCTCGGGGTCGACCTGGCGACCCTGGAGGTGGGCGAGCGGCCCATCACGCGTGCCGACGTGGAGGCGGCGGCCCGTCCGGCACCGGCCGGTGACCCGCGGGTCACCCGCATCCCGATCCGGGGGGTGCGCAAGCACACCGCCGCCGCGATGGTCCGAAGCGCCTTCACCGCCCCGCACGCGGCCACCTTCGTCACGATCGACGTCACCGAGACGCAGCGGCTCCTCGACGAACTCGCGCGGGATCGGGCGCTGCAGGGTCACCGCATCGGCATCCTGACCGTCGTGGCCAAGGCGGTGTGCCTGGCCCTCGGCCGCACCCCCGTGCTGGGCTCGCGGTGGGACGAGGCGGCCACGGAGATCGTGCAGCCGTCATACGTCAACCTCGGCGTCGCGGTGGCCACCGATCGGGGGCTCGTCGTGCCCAACGTGCCCGACGCCGACGCGCTCAGTCTCGTCGAGCTCGCCGACGCCCTCGCCGAGGTCGTCACGACCGCCCGGGCCGGCGCGCTCACCCCGGCGCAGCTGAGCGGCGGCACGTTCACGATCACGAACGTGGGCGTGTTCGGCGTCGACGGCGGCGTGCCCATCCTCAATCCGGGGGAGGCGGGCATCCTGGCGGTGGGCGCGGTGCGGCGACAGCCGTGGGAGCACGAGGGCGCCGTGGCGCTGCGGGACGTGGTGACGCTCAGCCTGTCGTTCGACCACCGCCTGGCCGACGGCGCCGAGGCGGCCGGTTTCCTGATGGACGTCGCGGGAGTGCTGCGTGCGCCCGGCCGTGCGATGCTGCTGCGATGACGCAGCAGGCGACCGCATCCACCCAGTCCGACCTGGCCGATCAGCTCCGTCGGCGCCTGGCCGAGGCGGCGCTCGGCGGACCGGAGCCCGCCCGCGAACGCCATGTCGCGCGCGGCAAGCTGCTGGCCCGTGAGCGCATCGACCGGCTGCTGGACGAGGGGAGTGCATTCCTGGAGGTCGCGCCGCTGGCGGCCGAGGGGATGTACGACGGCGACGCGCCGGGCGCGGGCGTGGTCGCCGGGATCGGGCTCGTCCACGGGCGGTTCG
This region includes:
- a CDS encoding alpha-ketoacid dehydrogenase subunit beta, producing MSTMTLARAVNASLRSAMMDDPRVLLLGEDIGKLGGVFRVTDGLLDQFGAARVIDTPLAESGIMGTAVGLAYRGYRPVVEIQFDGFVYPAFDQIVCQVAKLYYRTRGAVRMPLTIRIPWGGGIGAAEHHSESPEAYFVHTAGLRVIAASDPREAYVLLRQAIASDDPVVFFEPKRLYHSKGEVDTDLDLADEPPMGLARVVRDGTDVTLVTYGAQVAIALDAAVAAEDEGVSIEVIDLRSISPVDYRTVTASVRKTGRAIVTHEAAREAGVGAEIVASIAERCFEYLEAAPQRVTGHDIPYPPAKLEGHHLPDLDRILAAVDRVMDRPHTLAGAAQ
- a CDS encoding dihydrolipoamide acetyltransferase family protein encodes the protein MIQEFRLPDLGEGLTDAELVQWLVAEGEAVALNQTLAEVETAKAVVELPSPFAGAVQRLHAAAGDTVAVGAPLITFTLAGEDAPPQAEPAPPAEPEAPAPGARQATLVGYGALDRAGHPQRRARRAAAAEPPPSPPRREGERERPRSSPPVRRLAKTLGVDLATLEVGERPITRADVEAAARPAPAGDPRVTRIPIRGVRKHTAAAMVRSAFTAPHAATFVTIDVTETQRLLDELARDRALQGHRIGILTVVAKAVCLALGRTPVLGSRWDEAATEIVQPSYVNLGVAVATDRGLVVPNVPDADALSLVELADALAEVVTTARAGALTPAQLSGGTFTITNVGVFGVDGGVPILNPGEAGILAVGAVRRQPWEHEGAVALRDVVTLSLSFDHRLADGAEAAGFLMDVAGVLRAPGRAMLLR